The following are encoded together in the Chaetodon auriga isolate fChaAug3 chromosome 4, fChaAug3.hap1, whole genome shotgun sequence genome:
- the ern2 gene encoding serine/threonine-protein kinase/endoribonuclease IRE1 — translation MKDSVSGVMGPLGRLLLSLLLLSWEGKLFQVGGVRSVTLPESLLFVSTLDGSLHAVSKQSGDIKWTLREDPIIQVPVYLTEPGFLPDPNDGSLYVLGGKHKEGLMKLPFTIPELVQSAPCRSSDGILYTGKKQDVWFVVDPETGEKQTSLTTSASESICPNTPLLYIGRTEYVVTMFDTKTQELRWNATYNDYSAPPYDEKQDYKMAHLVSSGDGLVVTVDRESGDVLWSQNYGSPVIGVYLYSGDSLRHAPHLSLAMETLRFLTFSSANNQADAHSTLKWSYQFVKEQASAQTQLLHTLYVGKLDSHLYASTSLVHHGVSLVPRGLTLARIEGPLTAEVTVRERGACEITPSTDVRYPPGSTNSRKNHWLLIGHHELPPVAHTTMLRDFPGSLQRSGEAVIPPRPSVSSASPASYYHERYFQTVAGGHSDTNANREGDDGRTSGPTQRAAAVLPVYMTQDRLTLAVLTLLLGGWLAFALTYPVRAAQQLKAQRQLEEAFESRLQRMQSSMQTNMQTNMQTVSLVSSDTSLSSDTNISSDSHPASPEPPPSPHSHSSSTSDVDINGAAGLKPTAAVSEGNSEEVQVGKISFTPSEVLGHGTAGTFVFRGKFDGRHVAVKRVLPECFEVAEREVQLLRASDTHPNVIRYFCTERDRLFTYIAIELCAATLQQYVEDPTCFPGLNPISLLEQTMCGLSHLHSLNIVHRDLKPRNILLSGPSVLGQVRALISDFGLCKKIPDGRSSFSLRSGIPGTEGWIAPEVLRDTPDNKPTAAVDVFSAGCVFYFVVSRGRHPFGDALRRQVNILSGEYSLSHFMENTHDDVIAQDLIEQMISAEAESRPSTACVLKHPFFWSPEKQLLFFQDVSDRIEKEPADSPIVVRLETAGRAVVRTNWRMHISVPLQTDLRRFRTYKGNSVRDLLRAMRNKKHHYHELPPEVQETLGELPEGFVSYFTSRFPRLLMHTHAALHICSHERLFQPYYLSPNAK, via the exons ATGAAAGACAGTGTTTCGGGGGTCATGGGGCCTCTGGGAcgcctgctgctgtctcttcTCCTGCTGTCCTGGGAAGGTAAACTGTTTCAG GTTGGGGGGGTGAGATCGGTCACCCTCCCAGAATCCCTCCTGTTCGTGTCGACACTGGATGGAAGTCTGCACGCTGTCTCCAAACAGTCAGGAGACATCAAGTGGACCCTCAGAGAAG ACCCCATTATTCAAGTACCTGTCTACCTCACAGA GCCGGGTTTTCTCCCAGACCCCAACGATGGCAGTTTGTATGTCCTGGGTGGGAAGCACAAGGAAGGCCTAATG AAACTGCCGTTCACCATCCCAGAGCTGGTTCAGTCAGCTCCCTGCAGGAGCTCCGATGGTATACTCTATACAG GTAAAAAGCAGGATGTGTGGTTTGTGGTTGACCCCGAGACAGGTGAGAAACAAACCAGTTTAACCACCTCCGCCTCAGAATCCATCTGCCCTAACACTCCCCTTCTCTACATTGGACGCACAG aatATGTGGTGACCATGTTTGATACTAAGACACAAGAGCTGAGGTGGAACGCTACGTACAACGATTACTCTGCTCCACCTTACGATGAGAAGCAAGATTACA AGATGGCCCATCTGGTGTCGAGTGGCGATGGTCTTGTTGTGACAGTTGACAGAGAGTCAG GTGATGTCCTGTGGAGTCAGAACTATGGATCACCTGTCATAGGGGTCTACCTGTACTCTGGAGACTCGCTAAGACACGCCCCCCACCTGTCTCTCGCCATGGAAACGCTCCGCTTCCTCACCTTCTCCTCTGCCAACAACCAGGCAGACGCACACTCTACCTTGAAGTGGAGCTATCAGTTTGTGAAGGAGCAAGCCAGCGCACAAACGCAACTCTT acACACTCTCTATGTGGGAAAATTGGACTCCCACCTCTATGCCTCCACCTCCCTCGTCCACCATGGAGTCTCATTAGTG CCTCGTGGACTGACCCTGGCTCGAATTGAGGGTCCGCTGACGGCTGAGGTGACGGTCAGGGAGCGAGGGGCGTGTGAGATCACACCTTCCACTGATGTGCGCTATCcgccagggagcacaaacagCCGGAAAAACCACTGGCTGCTAATCG GTCATCACGAGCTCCCTCCAGTAGCTCACACCACCATGCTGAGGGATTTCCCAGGCAGCCTGCAGCGTTCTGGTGAGGCAGTCATCCCCCCTCGGCCCTcagtctcctctgcctcccctgcCTCATACTACCACGAGCGCTAT TTCCAGACAGTTGCTGGTGGCCATAGCGACACTAATGCTAATAGAGAAGGGGATGATGGGAGGACGTCAGGACCGACCCAGAGAGCAGCCGCTGTGCTTCCTGTCTATATGACTCAGGACCGTCTCACTCTGGCTGTTCTGACGCTGCTGCTGGGAGGATGGCTGGCCTTCGCTCTCACGTACCCCGTA cGTGCAGCCCAGCAGCTGAAAGCTCAaaggcagctggaggaggcttTTGAGTCCCGTCTCCAGCGAATGCAGAGCAGCATGCAGACCAACATGCAGACCAACATGCAGACAGTGTCCTTGGTTTCTTCAGACACATCCCTTTCTTCTGACACAAACATCTCCAGTG ACTCTCATCCAGCTTCTCCTGAGCCTCCACCCAGCCCTcactctcacagcagcagcacctcagATGTCGACATAAATGGCGCCGCAGGGCTCAAACCCacagcag CTGTCTCAGAAGGAAACAGTGAGGAGGTGCAAGTGGGTAAAATCTCCTTCACTCCATCTGAGGTGCTTGGACACGGCACCGCGGGAACGTTTGTCTTCAG GGGTAAATTTGATGGACGGCATGTAGCGGTGAAGCGAGTTCTTCCGGAGTGTTTTGAAGTAGCAGAACGTGAGGTGCAGCTCCTCCGAGCGTCTGACACACACCCGAATGTCATCCGATATttctgcacagagagagaccGCCTCTTCACTTACATCGCCATCGAGCTGTGTGCTGCAACCCTGCAACAG TATGTGGAGGATCCGACTTGCTTTCCTGGGCTGAATCCTATAAGTCTGCTGGAGCAAACCATGTGTGGCCTTTCACACCTCCACTCGCTCAATATAG TCCATCGTGACCTGAAGCCTAGGaacatcctcctctctggtccCAGCGTGCTGGGTCAGGTCCGAGCTCTCATCTCCGATTTTGGACTCTGTAAGAAGATCCCAGACGGTCggagcagcttctctctgcGGTCAGGAATACCAGGAACCGAAGGGTGGATAGCCCCTGAAGTCCTGAGGGATACTCCTGACAACAAACCG acagcagcggTGGACGTGTTCTCAGCaggctgtgtgttttacttCGTGGTCAGCAGGGGGCGGCACCCTTTTGGTGACGCACTGAGACGACAGGTCAACATCCTGTCAGGAGAATATTCACTGTCGCATTttatggaaaacacacacg ATGACGTGATAGCACAGGATCTGATTGAGCAGATGATCAGCGCTGAGGCCGAGTCCCGTCCCTCCACCGCCTGTGTGCTCAAACATCCGTTCTTCTGGAGCCCCGAGAAGCAGCTGCTCTTCTTCCAG GACGTGAGCGACCGCATAGAGAAGGAACCAGCCGACAGTCCGATTGTGGTCAGGCTGGAGACTGCAGGAAGAGCAGTGGTTCGAACCAACTGGAGGATGCATATCTCTGTGCCGCTacagacag ACTTGAGGCGGTTCAGGACATATAAGGGAAACTCAGTCAGAGATCTGCTGAGAGCCATGAGGAATAAG AAGCATCACTACCACGAGCTGCCCCCGGAGGTGCAGGAGACTCTCGGTGAGCTGCCCGAAGGCTTCGTCAGCTACTTCACCTCACGCTTTCCACGGttactgatgcacacacacgctgctctgCACATCTGTAGCCATGAGAGACTGTTTCAGCCCTATTATCTGTCCCCAAATGCCAAGTAG
- the LOC143320109 gene encoding carbohydrate sulfotransferase 12-like: MGIWRGLRAAFILGSLFMILLIIVYWDDIGGFNLYPYQEPKHKPPHSDSYPRATTGRSHSTSTSRAQTSSPVIVPTTASSTALVPAETGGAVDEDAEEERRDKQEQRNEETREDVEERSRTAEDEREQEARKRRIMDTCSGKDAMEFPGRTRAFEQIPNRELDHLIVDDTHRIIYCYVPKVACTNWKRVMVVLSQSLISPSSGKPYTDPEAVPPDLVHNSSLHLTFAKFWRHYGSLSRHLMALKLQHYTKFLFVRDPFVRLISAFRNKFGRPNEDFYKQFGSVMVRRYGNVSGSLPETAAEAFAAGVKPTFQQFITYLLDPETERESIFNEHWRQVYRLCHPCQVKYDFIGRLESLETDAEHLLKLMEVDHLVHFPSGARNRTATSWEKDWFAQIPITMRRELYKLYEPDFELFGYPKPDSVLHL; the protein is encoded by the exons ATGGGAATATGGCGTGGTCTACGAGCGGCGTTCATCCTGGGGTCTTTGTTTATGATCCTGTTGATCATCGTCTACTGGGATGACATTGGGGGCTTCAACCTCTACCCGTATCAGGAGCCCAAACACAAGCCACCTCACTCTGATTCTTACCCTCGGGCGACGACAGGCCGTTCACACTCTACATCCACCAGCAGAGCCCAGACCAGTTCTCCTGTCATCGTCCCAACCACTGCTTCCAGTACAGCACTGGTCCCTGCTGAGACAGGAGGAGCAGTTGACGAAGATGCAGAGGAGGAGCGAAGGGACAAACAAGAACAGAGGAATGAGGAAACAAGGGAGGACGTGGAGGAGAGGAGTCGTACCgcagaggatgagagagaacaagaggcgaggaagaggaggatcaTGGATACGTGTTCAGGAAAGGATGCAATGGAATTCCCCGGAAGGACTCGGGCATTTGAGCAGATCCCCAACAGAGAACTGGATCACCTGATAGTGGATGACACACACCGGATTATCTACTGCTATGTTCCCAAG GTAGCGTGCACCAACTGGAAGAGAGTGATGGTGGTTCTGTCTCAGTCTCTGATCTCGCCCTCCTCAGGAAAACCTTACACTGACCCAGAGGCTGTACCTCCCGACCTCGTGCACAACTCGTCCCTCCACCTCACTTTTGCCAA GTTTTGGCGCCATTATGGTTCTCTGTCCCGCCACCTGATGGCACTCAAGCTCCAGCACTACACCAAATTTCTGTTTGTACGAGACCCTTTTGTGCGTCTCATCTCAGCCTTCAGGAACAAGTTCggaag GCCCAACGAGGACTTCTACAAGCAGTTTGGTTCGGTCATGGTGCGCCGTTATGGTAATGTGTCCGGCAGTCTGCCAGAGACGGCGGCCGAGGCGTTTGCAGCAGGAGTCAAACCGACGTTTCAGCAGTTTATCACATACCTGCTGgatccagagacagagagggagagtatCTTCAACGAACACTGGCGGCAG gtgtacCGCCTGTGCCATCCATGCCAGGTGAAGTATGACTTCATTGGACGATTAGAAAGCCTGGAAACAGACGCAGAGCATCTGCTGAAGCTTATGGAGGTGGATCATCTAGTACACTTCCCTTCAGGGGCCCGAAACCGCACTGCAACCAGCTGGGAAAAAGACTGGTTTGCACAGATTCCCATAACAATGAGGAGAGAACTGTACAAGCTGTATGAACCAGACTTTGAGCTGTTTGGCTATCCCAAACCTGACAGCGTGCTCCACCTGTAG